The window GGCCAGAAGGTAGAAAACGGGCCTTATCCATATCGGATCGACCTTAACCTGCTGCCTCAGATTGATGTATTCATGGACAATGGCTACACCAAAGAGGAGATGAAGATGGTGAATGAAACCAAGAAAATTATGGGCGACGACAGCATTCAGGTAACTGCTACCTGCGTGCGTGTACCTGTAATGGGTGGACACTCCGAGGCGGTAAACGTAGAGTTCGAAGAAGATTATACGCTGGAGGAAGTACGCCGCCTGCTAAGCCAGACTCCTGGCGTGGTGGTGGAAGATGATCCTGCCAATAAAGTTTATCCGATGCCTTTGAACTCTCATGGCCGCGATGAAGTATTTGTTGGACGCCTGCGCCGTGATGAGTCGCAGCCAAAAACACTCAATATGTGGATTGTAGCCGATAACCTTCGTAAGGGTGCTGCAACCAACGCAGTGCAGATTGCCGAGTTTATGCTGGAGCATAGCCTGGTGCATTAGTAGCTGCTCATTTCGTATTTAAGGAAGCCCTGCCATCTGGTAGGGCTTTTCTGTTTTAGGAAGATACTTTTGTAACTGTTTACCTTTCATTTGCTATCCTGCCCCAGGGCCTGCTGCATAAATTTTTATTATTGGCACATAGCCAAAGTTTGCACCCTACGTAAACAGGCTTTAGCTGATTTAATTTGCTATCATCCTCATTACAAACCTGGTATAAAGTTATTATTACTTATTTACCAGCGCAACAAGTCTCTAAACTGGCAGATTAACGGTTCATATACACAACAAAAGGCAACAATTTTTTCTCCCGTTTTGCCTAACAATGACCTACAGAACCTGTTGGAACTGTAATTAATTATTTTTTCTAAAACACTATTTTTTATGTTTTTTTACGATAAGAGACTTCAGTACAAAGTGCGGGTGGACAAGCCAAACCCGCTGTTTGCTAAAATGCTTCAGCAAGCTATTGGCGGGATAGAGGGAGAAATCCGTGTATGTCTTCAGTACTTGTTCCAGGCGTGGAATTGCCGCGGACCGGAAAAGTATCGTGATATGCTGCTGGAAACCGGCACAGAAGAAATATCACATATCGAAATGCTTTCTACCGCAGTAGCCCTTAACCTGGAAGGAGCCTCTATGGCTGTTAAGGAAGATGTTTCTTCTATGAACCCACTGGTACAGCAAATTTTAGGTGGTATGGATCCCCGCCATTACCTTTCTACAGGCATGGGTGCCATGGCTGCCGATAGCAATGGCGTGCCTTTTAACGGCTCCTGGGTAGTAGGTACTGGTAACCTTGCTGCTGATATGCGTGCCAATGTAATGGCAGAAAGCAGTGGCCGTATACTGGCTACACGCCTGTTTGAAATGACCGACGACCCCGGTATGCGCGATATGCTTTCGTTCCTGATTGCACGCGATACCATGCACCAGCAACAGTGGCTGGCAGTGCTGGAAGAAATAGGGGCCTTAACAGACACTGTGCCTAATACCTTCCCGCGCGATCTGGAGAACCAGGAGTTCAACTATAAATTTGTAGTGACTAACATTCGTCCGGAAGAGTCGATGGCACAGGGCCGCTGGACCCAGGGCCAGTCTCTGGATGGCTACGGGCAGTTTAACGCCGAACCAGGCCGTCCGCAGGGAGATGTACCAAAACTATCTGATGCCCCCTGGCAGGCACACGATCAGAAGTCGCAAACCAAAAAAGAAGAAAGATAATCGTTAAGTTGGCTTAATGATGAAAAGGAAAGAGCACCTACCATAGCTGATGGGTGCTCTTTCTGATTTTGTGGGGTTCTGAAATATTTAATACAGACCTTCGATGGACAGGTATCTCTCGCCGGTATCGTAGTTAAAGGTAAGTACCCTGGCACCCTTAGGAATCTCTGCCAGCTTTTTAGCCACTGCCGCTAAAGAGGCTCCTGTAGAAATACCAACAAAAATACCTTCTTCTTTAGCTATGCGCTGGGCATATTCAAAAGAGGCTTCCTTGCTCACCTGGATAATGCCATCCAGCAGTTCTGGTTTCATAATGGAGGGCACAAAACCTGCACCAATGCCCTGCAGCGGGTGCGGACCCGGTGCTCCGCCACTCAATACAGGTGAAAGCTCCGGCTCAACGGCAAATACTTTCAGATTCGGGAATTTGTCCTTCAGCACCTCTGCTATCGCTGTAATGTGGCCACCGGTACCCACACCTGTAATCACATAATCAAGACCCTCTGGAAAATCGTTGATGATCTCCTGCACCGTAGTTTTGCGGTGTATTTCCAGGTTGGCCGTATTATCAAATTGCTGAGGCATCCAGCTATTGGCTGTGGCCTGTACCAGCTCGCCGGCCTGTTCAATGGCACCCTTCATACCTTTTTCGCGGGGCGTCAGTACAAACTCGGCACCATAGGCTGCCATTAACTTTCGGCGCTCAACACTCATAGACTCCGGCATTACCAGAATCAGCTTATAGCCTTTTACAGCTGCTACCAGGGCAAGGCCAATGCCGGTGTTACCTGAGGTAGGTTCTATAATTACGCTGTCTTTGTTCAGTACGCCTCTTTGTTCGGCATCTTCGATCATGGCAAGTGCAATACGGTCTTTGATGCTGTTGCCGGGATTATTTTTCTCCAGCTTGATCCAGACTTCATGCTGGCTGCCATACAACCTGTTAATGCGTACATGAGGCGTATTGCCAATGATTTCTAAAACATTTTGTGCTTTCATAGTATGTTCCGGTGTTAGATTACAAAATTAATTGGTTCGGCAAAGGGGTTCTTTTCCCTTACTTTTATTTCGCTTTTATGATACACTACCGAGTGAGAGGGTACGCTATAAGTTAACCATACATTACCACCAATAATACTATTATTGCCAATAATGGTGCTGCCCCCCAGAATGGTGGCGCCGGAGTAAATAATTACCTTATCCTCAATGGTAGGGTGGCGTTTCTGGTCGGAATAGCCCTTGTCTACATTCAGGGCACCCAGGGTAACGCCCTGATAGATCTTAACACTTTTTCCAATAACGGTTGTTTCGCCTATTACAATACCGGTGCCGTGATCTATGGCAAAGGCTTCGCCTATCTGAGCGCCCGGATGAATATCGATACCGGTTTGTCGGTGGGCATATTCAGAAAAAAGTCTGGGCAGTACTGGTACTTTTAGCTTATATAAGGCATGCGACAGCCGGTGTATGGCAGTAGCATAAAAGCCGGGGTAGGCCAGCAGCACTTCTTCCAGCGAGCGGGCTGCCGGATCGAACTGCAGAATAGCCTCAGCATCGATGAGCAGCTTTTGGCAAATGCGGGGCAGTTCGTTAAAATAGGCATCTGAAAGATTTGTTCTTAACTCCTCATCAGGCACTACGCGCTCCAGCAATTGTATAAAACTAGTCTTCAGTACCTGATATTCATGCTGCGTTTCCTCTATGCTGCTAAAGCGTCCGTGGTAGGGGGTAAACAAAAAATGAAACAGTCTGTCGATCACTGCTTCGGCCTGCTGCTTACCCGGAAAGCCAATAAAGGCTCGCTGGTTCCGCTCAAAAAGTTGTTGTATAAATTCCTGCTCGCGCATATCAAGTTCTATTTAATCATAATTAGGGTTAACAAAAAAGCCCTGCGGGCTATCTAAGGCTCGAAGGGCTTTTTTTAAACTAGTAGAGCGGATTAGCAATTGCTAGGCACAACCATACCAGAAATACTCCTTCGGCGAAAGGGTACAACATGCACAACAACAGCAGGGGCTGAAGGTGGCATTGCTATGGTAATTTGTGCCGGTATGCTGATTCATATTTTCGATTCAGTAAAATAAAAAAGCCCTGCGGGATAATCCGAAGGGCTCTTCATTATTCAGTGATGAACGTAGTCAAATCAACCCAATAATGTTCCCTTCGTTGTGTTGGTACAACAAGCAGGGCAACAGCAGTTTATTGGATAAGCGGTTTTCATTTGCTTTGTGATACAAATTAACTACGTGGAAACTTTTAATCAAAATCTTTTACAGGCAATTTTTAGTTCCTGCCCTGCCCACCGGTTAAAGCAGCTTAAAGCCTGGAAACCTGCTAACGGGAGCATTGATTGTTTTAACGACAGGCGCCCGCTAATGTTTTAGGAGGCTGTGGCCTCCGCAGCCTCCGGGAGCAAGGAGCGCAAATAAAAGGAAAACCATGACCAGAAGTCATGGTTTTAGCCTGGATTGACCTTTACCTAATCGATTAATTTGCGGGCATCAGTACTTCATCGATAACATGAATAACACCATTTGTAGCCAGCACATTAGAGGCTCCGGCATTGATATTAGCCCCATTAGATCCTTCTACCATTACCGATGGGGTAGCGGCATCAATTACCAGTGTTTCACCAGCCTGCAGCGGTGATACATTGCCATCCATCAGGTCGGTAGAAAACACCCGGCCGCTGATTACGTGTGTCAGCAGGATTGCCTGCAGCGTAGCTACCGGTATATCGTCGATGCTGTTAATGCCATTGTCGGCATCGTAAACTGCCTGGAAGGCTGCATCGGTAGGAGCCAGCACGGTGTATCCCATATCATCATTGTTACCGCTAAGGGCTTCAGCCAGGTTGGCGCCGCCGCCGGTGCTTACCCTCAATACCGCTGCCAGCAGCTGTGTGAATTCAGCTCCATCTTCGGCACTTGCCATTTCCTGTACTATCTCTACCAGGTTTTGGGTAGGAGGCATCAGGGTACGGTTTATTACATGTACCACGCCATTTGAGCCTTCTACATCTGTATTCACTACCTCGGTCATACCGTTGATGAATACACCATCATCAGAAAGGCTCACATAAAAATCTTCCTCGGCCAGAGTGCCAACGGCACCTGCACTTAAATCGGCAGCCATTACCTCACCGCTCACCACATGGTAGAGCAAAATAGGCTGCAGGTCTTCTGAAGTTAAACCGTCCAGGCTGGTAATGCCTGCTGCAGCAAATGCATCGTTGGTTGGTGCAAAAACAGTGAAGGGTCCTTCTCCCAGCAGATCATCCACAAGGCCGGCTGTACGCAGGGCCTGCACCAGTATGCTGAAGTTGTTGTTAAAATAAGCCGGTGCCAGAATGGTACCTGCTACAGCGCGTGGTTCTGCGGGCAGCAGCACACTGCCAATTTTATGTACCACACCATTGTCGGCTTCCACATCGGCCTGGGTTACACCAATACCATCTACCTGTACGCCGCCGGTGGTGGTAACGGTAAGGCTCTCGCCCTGCACAGTAGCTACCTGTCCGGCAGTAATCTGCGAGGCCATCAGCTGACGTCCCACAATGTGGTATTCTACAATTTCGCGCACTACCTCCATGGGCAGATCATTCAGTGAAGTTGCGCCCAACGTGTTTAAGAGGCTTGCAAAAGCAGCATCGGTAGGGGCAAAAACAGTGATATTGGCATTGTCATTGGCAGCAGTTGCAGCCAGATCAGAAAACTCAGGCATGGTCAAGATAGTCTCCAGGATGGTCAGCTGGGGATCGTTCTGTACTCTTTCCAGTACAGTTCCATTGGTCGGTTCCACAATCTGTGGCGTATCGTCATCGTCGTCGCAGCTGGTGGCTACCACAGACACCATTGCAAGCGCCAGTAAAAGGCTGCTCCAGCGGTTGTTCATGTTTCTGAAAATTCCCTTCATTGCTTGTGCATTTGTTTAACAGTAAATAATTTTTCTTAGCTATAAAGGGTTATACTTAGCATGAAAAGAAATGTTTTGTTTAATAGATAATATTTTTATTAAACAAAATCAATAAATGGTGACGCCTCCTCCATTATAGTAGTCTGGTAGGCTGGTAAAGGGGTTTAGGTGCTGATGAGGGATTAAAAAAAATTTTTACAGTCCCAGGCAACGCTTTTTCATCGGCTTTGGTCTGACCGGTAAATCAGCAAAAAATTAGCTGAGAACCTTAACCCTATTATCAACAATTTGAGACCAAAGAGATGAATGCTTTTTTCAAACTCACCTATCTATTTTTATTTCTGGCCCTGAGCTTAGGTGTACTTTCCTGTGAAGAAGATGAACCACTGCCGCAGCCACAGAACAAGCTGGAGGCCAAAGCCGGAGCCGATCGGCAGGTAATAGCCGGTACCCAGGTGGTGCTGGATGGATCTGCCTCCAAAGATGGCAATGGCAAAACTTTTTCCTATGCCTGGATCTTGAAAAGCCAGCCCCTTACCAGCAGCGCCAGCTTAAGCGGCGCCACCATGCATAACCCCAACTTTACGCCCGATGTAGCCGGTGAATATTTAGTGGAGCTTAGAATAACGAATTCCCTGGGCTTTGCCACAGACGAAGTGAAGATCACTGCCCTTGCTCCCGGTCAGGATCCGGAGGAGCCTACTGCCATCATCATCAGCGAAGACATAACTGAAGACCGTGTGCTCGAAGATATTTTCACCAACAACGCACTAGCTGATTATATTGTAACCGCTCATGTGGCTGTTAAGGCTAAACTGACCATTAAACCCGGTGTAAGAATTGAATTTGAACAGGACAAGGGGCTGACTATTCAGCCGCAGGGCTCGCTCATTGCCAAAGGAGCAAACGCCAGTGATGGATCCACAGACAAGAGCATCATCTTTACCGGCAGAAGCTACACCAAAGGCTTCTGGAAAGGCATCCTTATTGCCAGCAACAGCCCTTTGAACGAAATGGATTATGTAATAGTGGATGGCGCCGGCAGCAGCCACTTTGGTGATACTTTTTCACAGGCCACTGCCAACGTGCTGCTGGACGGAAATGAACATACTGGCGCTGCTCTGAAAGTAAGCCGCTCTGTGTTTTCCAATGGTGCCGGCTATGGCATGATGCTGATGGGCATGGCTGAGCTGAATAAATTCGAAAACAACTACTTCCAAAACAACAGCAGCAGTGCTATGTACGTACCGGCCCGCCAGCTGCACAAGCTCGACTTCTTCTCTCACTTTACCGGCAACAATGGCTTTAACGGTGTAGAAACCGGCGGTACCATTCAGGAGGCTGAGCATGTGGTATGGCCTGACTTCAATGATGGCTCCGGCTACTATGTAAGCAGCGATCTTCACATCAAATCCGGTGTGCGGATTGCAGAGGGTGCCACCCTTGAGTTCAAAGAAGGTCTTGAAATGCGGGTAACAGAATCAGGTTATCTGAATGCCACAGGAACAGAAGCCAGTAAAATTACCTTTACAGCCCGCAACCAATCTGCTAACGGCTACTGGGCAGGTATTACATTCTCCTCTAACAGCGACCTGAACAGGCTCCACTACACAGAGGTATCGTACGCCGGCAGCAAAGAAGTGCCTTTCTATCAGGGCATACGGGCTAATATAGCAGTTGCTTTAACAGGAAAGGCCTCCATTGAAAACTCTTCGATCAGCAACGGCCTGGACTGGGGCCTGGTAGCTTATGTCGATAAAGGTGCCCGGCTGAACGCCAATGCTGCCACAGCAAACTACTTCAACAGTTTCCCGATGAATCACTTTTATAAGCTTACATCCGGAGAGGCTACTATACAGCAACTGGCTGGAGAGTGGTTTGATCAGACAAGCTTTAGAAATGGCTATGCATTGGATGATAAGTTGTATGATCGGGCTACAAACCGCTGGTTCCATGGCGCAGGCTACCCCCTGACCATGAATCCCCGTCCGGGCGCCGGTCTGAAAATAGCCCAGGACGGCAGCTACATCTGGACCATTATATTCGCTCATGATCCTGTAGGTAGTTGCAATGTTCCCTATTCTGCAGAGTACATCACCGGTAATGTAACGCTCAGCGGCAATCAGCTGCAATTCCAGGAAAACTTCTGGAGAAGCAAGTTTAGCAACCCCTGCGATACAAGCCAGGATGTAGATACTGACATTGATACAGGCAGCATGAACCTGCGCTATGAAATAAACCAGGTAGTGGATGTGATAACAGGCAACCCTATTTTGGAACTAAAGCTCTTCAGACCAGATGGCACTTACTTCAGCTACTTCAGGCATTAAGAGCAGGTACACACACTTATTTTAAATCTGCATTTGCCTATACTGATAAGCTGCATGCCTCCGGGTGTGCAGCTTTTTTGTTTGCTTACTGAAGGGGATAGCCACCAGTTTCTGCTGTTCTGTGTTCTTGTAAAGCAATACAGGCTCCCTCCAGGTTTACGCCTGGAGGGAGCCTGTACAAATAAGGGGAGAGAAAAGCCCGGGTTAAAATCTTAAATAAAGATCATTTGCCCAAGCCAGCGAGCAACTTATTATAATTGTATGAAGTCTATCTATGGAGTGATTTTTCTACTGATGCGCCAGTTTCAGCTCCTGGTTACTGCGCTTGGATATTTCATGAACATAATAGCCATAATCGCGATCTCCTTTTTTTTCTGCCCGAAACTGCCCGATCAGATCCGGATATTTGGCAAGAAGTGCCTCTATATTTTTATCGTTTACACAAATTACGTTACCTGCAAACATATCGATCAGGTGATAGGTGGAAGGCATGCCCCTTCCTCTGCTGGTACGCCACATTACTTTTGACTGGTGATTGTGAATGGGAGTGCCAATATTCCAGTAGGTACCTTCAAACCAGCTGTACTGGCCTTCGTGAATGATGAGCTGCTGGAAAGTAGTTTCCGATGTAAGCGTCGGGCCTTCGGGACTAACATATACCTTGTTGCCATCGCAAAAGCCATAAACCTGGCCAATTTGCTGTGCTTCGTTATGATCTATGGAGATCCGGTATACCTGATGCGGGTAATCCCAGCTGCCTACTTTCTCAGTTTTTTCTACAGTTTCATATTTCCAGGCAATGGAAGGGCTATTGGTTTTAAGCTCCTCAAAGGTTCTGTAAATACCGGGCTTTAGTCTAATTCCCCGCTCATTTATGTATTTTTGGCTGTAAGCTGTACCACACACAACAAAAAGCAAAACCAGCAATAGCGTAAAATTTTTCATATTCAGATTATTTAAAACCTGAATAAACTTAGCGACTGCCGGGCTGGTATACCTTTACGGGAATCAGAATCTATTACACGCGCAACAGCTTACGTCAAAAGAATCAAAAAAACATCAGCAGCATGTCTATTTATGGATTATATCTTTACTTTAAGCAAATATAGCTAATTAACAGATTTTCAGACCACTAACAGTTGCTATGCCATCAATCAAACAGCTTTCCACCATTCCTGTATCTATCAGAAACAGGCTGTTGATGCATGTCAGGTTTAAACCTAAAAACTACCTCTGTTGCGGGGCATCCTATCCAAATCTGATCTTTTGATGCAGAACATTTCCGCTTCGGCAGGTTTTCAATAAAGTCAGGCACAATAAATAGCAAATGGCCTACTCCACCTATTATGTGTATCTCCTAAGCAACCGCAGCAACCGGGTTCTTTATACAGGCATGACTGATGATTTGCAGCGTAGGATAGAGGAGCACAAGACGGGCCTGCACCCTCAATCCTTTACCAGCAGGTATAAAGCACATAAGCTGGTTTGGTGGGAAGAGCACCATTCTGCCGAAGAAGCCCTGGAACGGGAAAAGCAGCTAAAGGCAGGTTCACGCGCCAAAAAAGTCGTCCTCATCGAAGCACAAAACCCCTACTGGCAGGATCTGGCAAAGGACTGGTACAAGTAAGTGCCCCATACCCTTAAGTGATAATATACTGCAACTTCTCTTGCTTGTATAGTCGCTCCTACCACCGCCGTGCCTCCCCTGTATTGCAGTAACTCCTTCTACTGCCTTGACTTCTGTTTTTGCAGTTGCTCCTTTTAATGCCTACACTCCTGTATTCAAAGTTGCTACTTCTACTGCCAATTCTCCTGTTTTTGCGAGAGGAGCGCGGGGGCCGCCCCGCGGCAATCTGGCATCTATGAAATGTTGAAGTTTGAAGTTTGGGATAAATGTACGATATAACCACCTTACCCACACAGCTAAAACTATTGAGCCAGGTATCAGCTACCCTTTTTTGGTAGTAGAACCTTTCTGCTTTATAGAGGCCAGATTGCTTCACTGCGTTCGCAAAAACCCTCACTCAACCTTCTTCAAGATTATCCACCTTTCGTAAAAGTCAGAAGATCCGGCGATAAGCCTCCTATAACCACCGGCTCACTTTGCGATGGAGCGGAGCGGAAGAAGCAATCTGGCTGCTATCTAACTAGAATGTGTTTTGCTTATGCAAATAATTAAATTCAAAGTTTTCTATGTAGCTGCTATTCATCGATTTGTACAAGTACCACTTACTAAACTCAACCTTGCGTCACAGAGGCAAAGAAAAAAGCGAAGTAGAATCTACTCCGCTTTAGAATTAATGATTAAGAACTTTAAGTTGAGGAACTCACCCACAGTCCAATTTCTGAAGCAGCATATGTTATCCTTGCTTCCAACCTTTTGAAGTTTAATGGTGCTTCCTTTTGAGATTTTGCCCTTACATCAAAAGTACAACAAAATTTTGGTACTGCTTCTCCAGTTGTATTGAGATGCTTCCACATTAAATAAGAAGCGCTTTTTATTGCTTCTTCCTCCATTGGATGTGTTTTACTAGAACAGAAAAGATAACCACCTCTCACCATTTTACCTCTGTGGAAAAATTCAAAGACTACATCAGGCGCAACTGAAATACTTAGATTGGCATAGTACATCTTACCTTTTACTTCATTCAGTGGTAATAGTACAGCTCCATCAGGTAAACAAGGCTTCTGTTCAAGAAACAGAACAAAGGCCTCTTGAGAAGTTCTAACTCTTTGTCGTTGATTCTCATTATTAGCCTTCTTTAACTGCTCATCAAAGTAATCTGAAGCAAGAGAAGAATCCTGACCCCACTCATAGTAGAACTTTCTTACAGCTGTTCTAAAAACATCATGCCACTTTAAGTAGCTCTTTGGTTTTAGGAGTCTTTCTATAATCTCCTTCCTCCGTTGAGTATCTGCTTGCTCATATTCTGCAAGCAGTTTAACTGATATGTTCATATGTAGAAAATACTTAAATGTTATATAGTACTTGATTTACAAAAGATCCAGCAATGCTGTAAATAGTACATTAGACGCAATGGATGACTTTAGTAAAACGAAATGCCATGATAGACAAATGCTTACAAGTACAATCCATTGTAACATTTAAGGAAACTTACTAGAGGTCTTTTTTGGTGAAAGAAATTTCACCTATTTAGGAGAACCAATTGCTCTCTCCCTAGTTAATAAGATACAGAAATACACTAGTAACTTTCCTTAAGGAAGAGCTTATTATTCAGCCATACACCCTCAATGCGCCAACATTGATGTAGTGTATGGCCTTTTTTTTCATAGGCCTTTTGCTATTGATTTCAATCAAGCATTTGGGAATTTAACAAAACCCCCGGCACTTTCGCACCGGGGGAATCGCTTCATCATAAACACTCAAAATTATAGAACAGAGTCTTAGCTGCCGCAGGCTTCGCATGCATCCGGATTGTCCAGGGAGCAGGCCATGTCGGAGCGGTTTTGGTCTTCGTTGTTTACCTCAGCCTGCTTGGCCTCTGCTTTGGGCTGATTCAGCGCTGCTTTGTCGACAGTGAACTGAATGGCTTGTGTAGCGGCTTTGGTACGCAGGTAGTACATACCGGTTTTGAGGCCTTTCTTCCAAGAGTAGAAGTGCATGGAGGTCATTTTGCCGAAGTTCGGGTCCTGAATGTGGATGTTCAGGCTTTGGCTCTGGCAAATGTAGGCACCACGGTCGGCTGCCATGTCCATGATCGACTTCTGGGAAATTTCCCAAACGGTACGGTACAGGTCTTTGATGTTCTGTGGAATTTCAGGAATATCCTGCACTGAGCCATTGGCGGCAATCAGGCGGTTCTTCATGTTGTCATCCCACAGTCCTAACTCAATAAGGTCTTTCAGCAG of the Flammeovirgaceae bacterium 311 genome contains:
- a CDS encoding adhesion lipoprotein (COG2335 Secreted and surface protein containing fasciclin-like repeats): MKGIFRNMNNRWSSLLLALAMVSVVATSCDDDDDTPQIVEPTNGTVLERVQNDPQLTILETILTMPEFSDLAATAANDNANITVFAPTDAAFASLLNTLGATSLNDLPMEVVREIVEYHIVGRQLMASQITAGQVATVQGESLTVTTTGGVQVDGIGVTQADVEADNGVVHKIGSVLLPAEPRAVAGTILAPAYFNNNFSILVQALRTAGLVDDLLGEGPFTVFAPTNDAFAAAGITSLDGLTSEDLQPILLYHVVSGEVMAADLSAGAVGTLAEEDFYVSLSDDGVFINGMTEVVNTDVEGSNGVVHVINRTLMPPTQNLVEIVQEMASAEDGAEFTQLLAAVLRVSTGGGANLAEALSGNNDDMGYTVLAPTDAAFQAVYDADNGINSIDDIPVATLQAILLTHVISGRVFSTDLMDGNVSPLQAGETLVIDAATPSVMVEGSNGANINAGASNVLATNGVIHVIDEVLMPAN
- a CDS encoding Excinuclease ABC C subunit domain protein (COG2827 Predicted endonuclease containing a URI domain); translation: MAYSTYYVYLLSNRSNRVLYTGMTDDLQRRIEEHKTGLHPQSFTSRYKAHKLVWWEEHHSAEEALEREKQLKAGSRAKKVVLIEAQNPYWQDLAKDWYK
- a CDS encoding PKD domain-containing protein, encoding MNAFFKLTYLFLFLALSLGVLSCEEDEPLPQPQNKLEAKAGADRQVIAGTQVVLDGSASKDGNGKTFSYAWILKSQPLTSSASLSGATMHNPNFTPDVAGEYLVELRITNSLGFATDEVKITALAPGQDPEEPTAIIISEDITEDRVLEDIFTNNALADYIVTAHVAVKAKLTIKPGVRIEFEQDKGLTIQPQGSLIAKGANASDGSTDKSIIFTGRSYTKGFWKGILIASNSPLNEMDYVIVDGAGSSHFGDTFSQATANVLLDGNEHTGAALKVSRSVFSNGAGYGMMLMGMAELNKFENNYFQNNSSSAMYVPARQLHKLDFFSHFTGNNGFNGVETGGTIQEAEHVVWPDFNDGSGYYVSSDLHIKSGVRIAEGATLEFKEGLEMRVTESGYLNATGTEASKITFTARNQSANGYWAGITFSSNSDLNRLHYTEVSYAGSKEVPFYQGIRANIAVALTGKASIENSSISNGLDWGLVAYVDKGARLNANAATANYFNSFPMNHFYKLTSGEATIQQLAGEWFDQTSFRNGYALDDKLYDRATNRWFHGAGYPLTMNPRPGAGLKIAQDGSYIWTIIFAHDPVGSCNVPYSAEYITGNVTLSGNQLQFQENFWRSKFSNPCDTSQDVDTDIDTGSMNLRYEINQVVDVITGNPILELKLFRPDGTYFSYFRH
- a CDS encoding catalase (COG3546 Mn-containing catalase), whose amino-acid sequence is MFFYDKRLQYKVRVDKPNPLFAKMLQQAIGGIEGEIRVCLQYLFQAWNCRGPEKYRDMLLETGTEEISHIEMLSTAVALNLEGASMAVKEDVSSMNPLVQQILGGMDPRHYLSTGMGAMAADSNGVPFNGSWVVGTGNLAADMRANVMAESSGRILATRLFEMTDDPGMRDMLSFLIARDTMHQQQWLAVLEEIGALTDTVPNTFPRDLENQEFNYKFVVTNIRPEESMAQGRWTQGQSLDGYGQFNAEPGRPQGDVPKLSDAPWQAHDQKSQTKKEER
- a CDS encoding cysteine synthase (COG0031 Cysteine synthase), with translation MKAQNVLEIIGNTPHVRINRLYGSQHEVWIKLEKNNPGNSIKDRIALAMIEDAEQRGVLNKDSVIIEPTSGNTGIGLALVAAVKGYKLILVMPESMSVERRKLMAAYGAEFVLTPREKGMKGAIEQAGELVQATANSWMPQQFDNTANLEIHRKTTVQEIINDFPEGLDYVITGVGTGGHITAIAEVLKDKFPNLKVFAVEPELSPVLSGGAPGPHPLQGIGAGFVPSIMKPELLDGIIQVSKEASFEYAQRIAKEEGIFVGISTGASLAAVAKKLAEIPKGARVLTFNYDTGERYLSIEGLY
- a CDS encoding Serine O-acetyltransferase (COG1045 Serine acetyltransferase), which translates into the protein MREQEFIQQLFERNQRAFIGFPGKQQAEAVIDRLFHFLFTPYHGRFSSIEETQHEYQVLKTSFIQLLERVVPDEELRTNLSDAYFNELPRICQKLLIDAEAILQFDPAARSLEEVLLAYPGFYATAIHRLSHALYKLKVPVLPRLFSEYAHRQTGIDIHPGAQIGEAFAIDHGTGIVIGETTVIGKSVKIYQGVTLGALNVDKGYSDQKRHPTIEDKVIIYSGATILGGSTIIGNNSIIGGNVWLTYSVPSHSVVYHKSEIKVREKNPFAEPINFVI